Proteins found in one Serinicoccus marinus DSM 15273 genomic segment:
- a CDS encoding M50 family metallopeptidase yields MLVDLWDRATTTQPPLSWQVSLLLGVLALLLTWSPVGYRLVRHLVTLIHEAGHALVAALVGRRLTGIQLHSDTSGVTVSRGRPRGPGMVATVLAGYPAPALVGLGGALLLGQGYAAGLLWALVLTCALMLVLIRNLYGLWVVAATGASVALLSWSATGTVLSAAAYLVVWSVLLAAPRAVVEVQRQRRRGARGSDVDQLARLTGVPGAVWFGLFWLVCVAALVLGARELVPLG; encoded by the coding sequence GTGCTCGTCGACCTGTGGGACCGTGCGACCACCACGCAGCCGCCGCTGTCGTGGCAGGTCAGCCTGCTCCTGGGAGTGCTCGCGCTCCTGCTCACGTGGAGCCCGGTGGGTTATCGCCTGGTGAGACACCTGGTCACCCTCATCCACGAGGCGGGGCACGCCCTGGTCGCCGCGCTCGTGGGCCGGCGGCTGACCGGCATCCAGCTGCACTCGGACACCTCCGGGGTCACCGTCTCGCGCGGGCGGCCCCGCGGCCCGGGGATGGTGGCGACGGTGCTCGCCGGCTACCCCGCACCGGCGCTCGTCGGCCTCGGTGGGGCGCTGTTGCTCGGGCAGGGGTATGCCGCCGGCCTGCTGTGGGCATTAGTCCTCACCTGCGCGCTCATGCTCGTGCTCATCCGCAACCTCTACGGGCTGTGGGTGGTCGCCGCGACCGGGGCCAGCGTCGCGCTGCTGTCGTGGTCGGCGACGGGCACGGTGCTGTCCGCGGCGGCATACCTCGTCGTGTGGTCGGTCCTGCTCGCCGCGCCACGGGCCGTGGTCGAGGTGCAGCGGCAGCGGCGCCGGGGGGCGCGCGGGAGCGACGTCGACCAGCTCGCGCGGCTGACCGGGGTGCCCGGGGCGGTGTGGTTCGGGCTGTTCTGGCTGGTGTGTGTCGCCGCGCTCGTGCTCGGTGCGCGCGAGCTCGTGCCCCTGGGCTGA